From Rubripirellula reticaptiva, the proteins below share one genomic window:
- a CDS encoding PSD1 and planctomycete cytochrome C domain-containing protein has product MKVFFFLVMASFCNAKESSLEFNRDIRSILSDKCFACHGPDAKTVEGDLRLDLRARAIETEAIVPGDADKSSLVRRIFSDDEQMVMPPPESHKPLTRIEQQTLRRWITEGAEYESHWAYTPLKREEDSKSLGIDHFVNQRLVESSVQPVAEADRVTLIRRLSFDLTGLPPTVEEVNEYVNDASENADEKVIDRLLNSRRYGERMAIYWLDLVRFADTVGYHGDQDVSQSPYRSYVINAFNSNMPYDRFVREQLAGDLLADPTLDQQVASGYNRLNQTTEEGGSQAKEYLAIYFADRVRNVSQVFMGATVGCAQCHDHKYDPYTAKDFYSLGAFFADLDERGVYGARSRPPTIRVPSDDDSRRLAEADQKLAALNARVAPLRQQLLERQSEWEAITRNEIEGNESVDTVWIDDAQDTGGKNNGSWNFVSGKGVPVHSGSKSRSQQSDGLVQHFFDDARKKATVQAGMKFYVWVHLDSKNPPKALMLQFNDGDWEHRAVWGSDDISYGKRADSWVGYQRAGGLPNTGKWVRLEADPLQLGLPVGTVVKGMAYTQFGGLVHWDQAGYTGAGIPSTVAKAIAINPSERTDEQEKAVEDHYIDGADEMVDLRKQIADAETNRTKVEESATTMVVSRSVEPREIRILPRGNWMDNSGEVVGPAIPEFLGKLETGDARPTRLDLANWLCEPDNVLTARTMVNRLWFLMLGRGICSSVDDFGGQGTYPSHPELLDWLAVEFVESGWDIKHIMKLIASSQAYQRSSKPSPELRESDPYNELFARQGRFRIAAEMVRDSALAISGLLVEQVGGTSARPYQPPGYYAQLNFPRREYAADDGDHQYRRGVYTHWQRTFLHPMLKAFDAPSREECTAQRSRSNTPLQALTLLNDPTFVEAARVFAARIMREGGDSTDQKITWAYRTAVSRGPDAVVADELRDVFVQHSNHFAESIDEAKQLISEGNASVAEDLDPVQLAAWTSVARVILNLQETITRY; this is encoded by the coding sequence TTGAAGGTCTTCTTCTTCCTGGTGATGGCGTCGTTTTGCAATGCCAAAGAATCGTCACTCGAATTCAATCGCGACATTCGGTCGATCCTGTCGGACAAGTGCTTCGCTTGCCACGGACCGGATGCAAAGACGGTGGAAGGCGACTTAAGACTGGATCTGCGAGCACGAGCCATCGAAACCGAGGCGATCGTGCCCGGTGATGCCGACAAGAGTTCGCTGGTTCGACGCATCTTTTCGGATGACGAGCAGATGGTCATGCCGCCGCCGGAGTCACATAAGCCGCTGACTCGAATCGAACAACAGACGCTGCGTCGATGGATCACGGAAGGTGCGGAGTACGAATCGCATTGGGCCTACACTCCGCTCAAGCGAGAGGAAGACTCGAAGTCACTTGGCATCGATCATTTCGTCAACCAGCGATTGGTGGAAAGCAGTGTGCAGCCGGTTGCGGAGGCAGATCGCGTCACGTTAATCCGTCGCCTGTCATTCGATTTGACTGGATTGCCTCCAACGGTCGAGGAAGTCAACGAATACGTGAACGACGCGAGTGAAAACGCGGATGAAAAAGTCATTGATCGGCTGTTGAATTCCCGTCGCTACGGCGAACGAATGGCAATCTATTGGCTGGACTTGGTTCGATTTGCGGACACGGTCGGATATCACGGCGATCAGGATGTTTCGCAATCGCCCTACCGCAGCTACGTCATCAACGCCTTCAATAGCAACATGCCGTACGATCGGTTCGTTCGCGAGCAGCTTGCCGGTGACCTGCTAGCCGATCCGACGTTGGATCAACAGGTCGCATCGGGTTACAACCGATTGAACCAAACGACCGAAGAAGGCGGCTCACAAGCGAAGGAGTATCTCGCGATCTACTTTGCCGATCGTGTCCGGAACGTGTCGCAAGTTTTCATGGGAGCGACCGTCGGATGTGCCCAGTGCCATGATCACAAGTACGACCCGTACACAGCGAAGGATTTTTATTCGCTGGGTGCTTTCTTTGCTGACCTCGACGAACGAGGCGTTTATGGTGCTCGAAGTCGTCCCCCAACGATTCGAGTTCCTTCGGACGACGACTCACGGCGACTTGCCGAAGCCGATCAAAAGCTCGCGGCGTTGAACGCAAGAGTCGCTCCATTGCGGCAACAGTTGCTGGAACGCCAAAGCGAATGGGAAGCGATCACGCGGAATGAGATCGAAGGTAACGAATCAGTCGACACTGTCTGGATCGATGATGCACAAGACACGGGAGGCAAGAATAACGGCAGCTGGAATTTTGTTAGCGGCAAGGGTGTTCCAGTGCATAGCGGTTCGAAATCGCGAAGCCAACAATCCGACGGACTCGTTCAACACTTTTTCGATGACGCGAGAAAAAAAGCGACCGTTCAAGCGGGTATGAAGTTCTATGTTTGGGTGCATTTGGATTCCAAGAATCCACCGAAAGCCCTGATGCTCCAATTCAATGACGGGGATTGGGAACACCGTGCCGTGTGGGGTTCCGACGATATCAGTTATGGAAAGCGAGCCGACAGTTGGGTCGGATACCAACGAGCCGGTGGTCTGCCAAATACCGGCAAGTGGGTTCGACTGGAAGCTGACCCGTTGCAGCTCGGCTTGCCGGTCGGCACGGTTGTCAAAGGCATGGCCTACACACAGTTCGGCGGGCTCGTGCACTGGGATCAAGCGGGCTACACCGGCGCAGGGATTCCTTCCACGGTGGCTAAAGCGATTGCGATCAATCCGTCCGAGCGAACCGACGAACAGGAAAAGGCCGTCGAAGATCATTACATCGATGGCGCCGATGAGATGGTCGACCTGAGAAAACAGATCGCCGATGCCGAGACGAACCGCACCAAGGTCGAAGAATCCGCGACAACAATGGTGGTTAGCAGATCGGTTGAGCCACGCGAGATCCGCATTCTTCCACGCGGAAATTGGATGGACAATTCGGGTGAAGTCGTCGGGCCGGCGATTCCCGAATTTCTGGGCAAGCTCGAAACCGGTGATGCTCGGCCCACGCGTCTTGATCTTGCCAACTGGCTTTGCGAACCCGACAACGTCTTGACCGCGCGAACGATGGTGAATCGATTGTGGTTCCTGATGTTGGGGCGCGGAATCTGCAGTTCCGTTGATGACTTTGGCGGGCAGGGCACTTACCCCTCGCACCCCGAGTTGCTCGATTGGCTGGCCGTGGAATTTGTCGAGTCGGGATGGGACATCAAACACATCATGAAGTTGATTGCGTCCAGTCAGGCTTATCAACGATCATCGAAGCCTTCACCCGAACTTCGCGAAAGCGATCCATACAACGAGCTTTTTGCACGGCAGGGGCGTTTCCGAATAGCGGCGGAGATGGTTCGCGACAGCGCGCTTGCTATCAGCGGACTGTTGGTCGAACAAGTAGGCGGCACGAGCGCAAGGCCGTATCAGCCGCCGGGGTACTACGCCCAATTGAACTTCCCACGTCGAGAGTACGCCGCCGACGACGGCGATCACCAGTATCGACGTGGTGTGTATACGCATTGGCAGCGAACGTTCTTGCATCCGATGTTGAAAGCCTTCGACGCACCCAGTCGCGAAGAATGCACCGCTCAGCGTTCGCGATCCAACACGCCGCTGCAAGCACTCACCCTTTTGAACGACCCCACGTTCGTCGAAGCCGCTCGCGTCTTTGCCGCGCGGATCATGCGAGAAGGCGGTGATTCGACCGACCAGAAAATCACATGGGCCTATCGAACCGCAGTCTCTCGCGGACCGGACGCCGTCGTGGCGGACGAACTTCGCGATGTGTTCGTTCAACACTCCAACCACTTTGCCGAATCGATCGACGAGGCAAAGCAATTGATCAGCGAAGGCAATGCGTCCGTTGCCGAAGACTTGGATCCCGTACAGTTGGCCGCTTGGACAAGCGTCGCCCGCGTGATCCTGAACCTTCAAGAAACAATCACCCGATATTGA